A single region of the Candidatus Paceibacterota bacterium genome encodes:
- a CDS encoding glycoside hydrolase family 95 protein, translated as MLAYGCAVWGFVVCAAEPVIWFQGPATNWNEALPLGNGRLGAMIFGGVSEEWLQLNEESLWAGCPAEAYPADFSNHIAKVRQLLFAGKKAEAQAYGLQHLTATPTSFRSYEPLGNLWLKFGGAESSELYRRELLLADGLARVSFRRGSATITREAFVSSPDDVLAVRVATDQPGTLDFIVGLTRQRNVTVKSADGGRLQLDGQIIDQTKQGGGYDDNPGGSGPGGAHMKFAARLQARVDCGIVRAGERELQITGATEAVLLFTAATDYNLARLTFDRSIDPGQLCESILARAAKETWAQLREAHLAEHRALFNRVSLQLGTNDPALEALPTDARLAALGNGGDDPGLVALHFQFGRYLLLGSSRRPGRLPANLQGIWNDRMWAPWESDYHLNINLQMNYWPAGVANLPETVDPLVDWFELLTQRGRESAGQLYGSGGWVAFHATNPFGRTTPSASTRESQFLNGVLDPLGGAWLAAQLFDFYQFTGDHALLQRIYPLLSGAAEFVLDTLVTAPDGALVIAPSTSPENSYLDRQTKKRLRITAGSTYHMSLVRAIFDATDRAAAILGTDQPLRQRIAATRAKLPPIGLGHDGRLLEWAEPYQEVEPGHRHISHLVGLHPFDLITPATPELFAGARKVLDHRLANGGGGTGWSRAWMINFFARLQDGDAGREHYLTLLRRSTLPNLFDNCPPFQIDGNFGGCAGLAEMLLQSHERAPGSEPADQQFVLHLLPAPAKAWPSGAVKGLRARGNCIVDIAWKDGRVTDYRVASDQPREVKVRVNGRLLNVKPDRSKP; from the coding sequence ACGAAGAGAGCCTCTGGGCGGGGTGTCCGGCGGAGGCATATCCCGCGGATTTCAGCAACCATATCGCCAAAGTGCGCCAGTTGCTCTTCGCCGGGAAGAAGGCCGAGGCGCAGGCCTATGGACTGCAGCACCTCACTGCCACGCCCACATCATTCCGTTCATACGAACCGCTGGGAAATCTGTGGCTGAAATTTGGCGGCGCGGAAAGCAGCGAGTTGTATCGGCGAGAGTTGCTATTGGCGGACGGGCTCGCACGAGTAAGTTTCAGACGCGGTAGTGCCACGATCACGCGCGAAGCGTTTGTATCCTCGCCCGACGATGTGTTGGCAGTGCGGGTGGCAACCGATCAACCCGGCACGCTCGATTTCATAGTAGGCCTCACGCGCCAACGGAACGTCACGGTAAAGTCCGCTGACGGCGGACGCTTGCAACTTGATGGTCAGATTATCGATCAAACGAAGCAAGGAGGCGGGTACGATGACAATCCTGGCGGGTCTGGCCCGGGCGGAGCCCACATGAAATTTGCTGCACGGTTGCAGGCGCGGGTGGACTGCGGAATAGTGCGGGCAGGCGAGCGCGAGCTGCAAATCACCGGGGCAACCGAGGCAGTGCTCCTGTTCACTGCCGCCACCGACTACAATCTTGCCCGACTGACTTTTGATCGCTCGATCGATCCCGGCCAGCTCTGCGAGAGCATTCTGGCCCGTGCCGCGAAGGAGACTTGGGCGCAGTTGCGCGAAGCGCATCTGGCTGAGCACCGAGCTTTGTTCAACCGGGTTTCCCTTCAGTTGGGCACGAACGATCCGGCCTTAGAAGCTTTGCCTACGGATGCACGACTCGCGGCGCTGGGCAACGGCGGCGACGATCCGGGCCTGGTCGCGCTGCATTTCCAATTTGGCCGCTACCTCTTGCTGGGCAGTTCCCGGCGGCCTGGGCGGTTACCGGCCAATCTGCAGGGCATCTGGAACGACCGAATGTGGGCCCCGTGGGAATCTGACTATCACCTGAACATCAATCTCCAGATGAACTACTGGCCCGCCGGCGTGGCGAATCTGCCGGAAACGGTCGATCCGCTGGTGGATTGGTTTGAGTTGCTAACGCAACGCGGGCGGGAGTCGGCGGGGCAACTGTACGGCTCCGGCGGCTGGGTGGCCTTTCACGCTACCAATCCGTTTGGACGCACCACGCCGAGCGCCTCGACGCGCGAATCGCAATTCCTCAACGGCGTGCTAGACCCGCTGGGGGGCGCCTGGCTTGCGGCACAGTTGTTCGATTTCTACCAGTTCACTGGCGATCACGCATTGCTCCAGCGGATTTATCCGTTGTTGAGCGGCGCGGCTGAGTTTGTACTCGATACGCTCGTGACTGCGCCGGATGGCGCGCTTGTCATCGCCCCGTCCACCTCGCCGGAAAATTCCTATCTCGATCGGCAAACCAAGAAGCGGCTGCGCATCACGGCTGGTTCGACCTATCACATGAGCCTCGTGCGGGCGATCTTCGATGCGACGGATCGCGCGGCGGCGATTCTCGGCACGGACCAACCGCTGCGCCAGCGCATCGCAGCAACTCGGGCGAAACTCCCGCCGATCGGGCTTGGACACGATGGCCGTCTTTTGGAATGGGCCGAGCCTTATCAGGAAGTCGAGCCGGGCCATCGCCACATTTCGCATCTCGTTGGCCTGCATCCCTTTGACCTGATCACGCCTGCCACGCCGGAACTGTTCGCCGGGGCGAGAAAGGTGCTGGATCATCGCCTGGCAAATGGGGGCGGTGGCACCGGTTGGAGTCGCGCGTGGATGATCAATTTCTTCGCCCGGTTGCAGGACGGCGACGCGGGGCGCGAACATTACTTGACTCTGCTGCGGCGTAGTACGTTGCCTAACTTGTTCGACAACTGCCCGCCGTTCCAGATTGACGGCAACTTCGGCGGATGCGCTGGTCTCGCAGAAATGTTGCTGCAAAGCCACGAACGCGCACCCGGCTCCGAGCCGGCGGATCAACAGTTCGTGTTGCATCTGCTGCCCGCCCCGGCCAAGGCGTGGCCTTCCGGCGCCGTCAAGGGTCTGCGAGCCCGCGGCAATTGCATCGTGGATATCGCCTGGAAGGACGGACGGGTGACGGATTACCGGGTTGCGTCCGACCAGCCGCGGGAAGTCAAGGTGCGCGTGAATGGCAGACTCCTGAATGTGAAGCCCGACCGT